A genomic region of Notamacropus eugenii isolate mMacEug1 chromosome 3, mMacEug1.pri_v2, whole genome shotgun sequence contains the following coding sequences:
- the THNSL1 gene encoding threonine synthase-like 1, which produces MLQIRRCQHLKLITKTFVSLIHCKANRHLKLILPRTFAFRELRKSLFSTHSLLGDKNIILMGPPGAGKTTVGKIISQKLGCSVIDVDNDILETTWNMTVAEKLKDVGNERFLEEEGKVLLNFSTSGTIISLSGSNPMHDATMHHLKKNGIVVYLDVPVTDILDRLNLMKIDRIVGQNSGMPLKEILQYRRKFYKKWYDVRIFCEDGASIEVIADKVFDAIKRYQDVDSETFVSTRYKSKHPGEKISAKYFSDAVIEGLASDGGLFVPQKEFPKLSCVEWKSLIGATYIERAQVILERCIHPVDIPAFRLGEMIETAYGENFTCSKIAPVRHLSGNQFVLELFHGPTGSFKDLSLQLMPHLFAHCIPRTCNYLILVATSGDTGSAVLNGFSRLTSSDKQRVAAVTFFPENGLSDFQKEQIIGSQRENGWAVGVRSDFDFCQTAIKKMFNDSDFTGFLTIEYGTTLSSANSINWGRLLPQVIYHASAYLDLVNQGFISFGNPVDVCIPTGNFGNILAAVYAKMMGIPIRKFICASNQNHVLTDFIKTGHYDLRKRKLVQTFSPSIDILKSSNLERHLHFVTDRDGKLMTKLFQQLESQQHFQLEKILVEKLQQDFIADWCSEENCLAAINSTYHTLGYILDPHTAVAKVVADRIQDKTCPVILASTAHYSKFAPAIMQALKIQDINQTSSSQLCLLSSYNALPPPHEALLESIKQREPKYHVCAPDVNNLKDHVETLIRNHFMKVF; this is translated from the coding sequence ATGCTTCAAATTAGACGGTGTCAGCATTTGAAACTAATAACCAAGACCTTTGTTTCTCTTATACATTGTAAAGCAAACAGACACCTAAAGTTGATTCTTCCAAGGACCTTTGCATTTAGAGAATTAAGGAAGTCATTGTTCTCAACCCATTCTCTTCTTGgagataaaaatattatattgatGGGACCTCCTGGTGCTGGAAAAACAACAGTGGGCAAAATCATAAGTCAGAAACTAGGTTGTAGTGTTATAGATGTGGACAATGATATTCTTGAAACAACGTGGAATATGACTGTGGCAGAAAAATTGAAGGATGTTGGTAATGAGCGATTtttagaagaggaaggaaaagtgcttttaaatttttctacATCTGGAACTATAATTTCCCTTTCTGGGTCAAATCCAATGCATGATGCTACCATGCACCATCTGAAGAAGAATGGAATAGTTGTGTATCTGGATGTACCTGTAACAGATATCCTAGATCGTCTGAATTTAATGAAGATCGATCGAATTGTGGGCCAGAACTCTGGAATGCCTCTAAAAGAAATACTTCAATATAGGAGAAAATTCTATAAAAAATGGTATGATGTTCGTATATTTTGTGAAGATGGAGCATCTATAGAGGTAATTGCTGATAAAGTATTTGATGCAATTAAGAGGTATCAAGATGTAGATTCAGAAACATTTGTTTCAACCAGATATAAATCCAAACATCCTGGAGAAAAAATTTCCGCAAAATACTTTAGTGATGCGGTTATTGAGGGATTAGCTTCTGATGGTGGGCTCTTTGTTCCTCAGAAGGAATTTCCAAAATTAAGCTGTGTAGAATGGAAAAGCTTAATAGGAGCAACTTACATAGAAAGAGCACAGGTGATATTGGAGAGATGTATACATCCTGTTGATATACCTGCTTTCAGGTTGGGAGAAATGATTGAAACTGCCTATGGAGAAAACTTCACCTGTTCTAAAATTGCCCCCGTAAGGCACCTTTCAGGCAATCAGTTTGTTTTGGAATTATTTCATGGACCAACAGGATCATTTAAAGATTTATCATTACAACTAATGCCACATCTGTTTGCACACTGTATCCCTCGAACTTGTAATTATTTGATCCTTGTAGCTACTTCGGGAGACACAGGGAGTGCTGTATTAAATGGTTTTAGTCGTCTTACTAGCAGTGATAAGCAAAGAGTAGCTGCAGTCACATTCTTTCCTGAAAATGGATTAAGTGATTTTCAGAAAGAACAAATAATTGGAAGTCAGAGAGAAAATGGATGGGCAGTAGGTGTCAGATCAGATTTTGATTTTTGCCAGACAgctataaaaaaaatgtttaatgattcTGATTTTACTGGATTTCTTACAATAGAATATGGAACAACCTTGAGTTCAGCTAATTCTATAAACTGGGGCCGACTGCTTCCTCAGGTAATTTATCATGCTTCTGCATATCTTGATCTTGTTAATCAGGGATTTATTTCTTTTGGAAACCCAGTAGATGTCTGTATTCCCACAGGAAACTTTGGAAACATATTAGCAGCAGTATATGCCAAAATGATGGGAATCCCTATTCGAAAATTTATTTGTGCTTCTAATCAAAACCATGTTTTGACTGATTTTATAAAAACAGGACACTATGATCTAAGGAAAAGGAAACTGGTACAGACTTTTTCTCCATCGATAGATATTCTGAAATCTTCCAACCTGGAACGACACTTACACTTTGTGACTGATAGAGATGGAAAATTGATGACAAAATTATTTCAACAGTTAGAAAGTCAGCAGCACTTTCAGTTAGAAAAGATCCTAGTTGAAAAGCTTCAGCAGGATTTCATAGCTGATTGGTGTTCTGAAGAGAACTGCCTGGCTGCTATTAATTCTACATATCATACATTAGGATACATCTTAGACCCTCACACTGCTGTTGCTAAAGTAGTTGCAGACAGAATACAAGATAAAACTTGCCCAGTGATCCTGGCTTCCACAGCTCATTATTCTAAGTTTGCTCCTGCTATCATGCAGGCTTTAAAGATTCAAGATATAAACCAGACTTCATCAAGTCAACTTTGTTTACTGAGTTCATACAATGCTTTGCCTCCACCACATGAAGCCTTGTTAGAGAGTATAAAACAACGAGAGCCAAAATATCATGTCTGTGCCCCTGATGTGAATAACCTGAAGGATCATGTAGAAACACTCATACGAAATCACTTCATGAAAGTTTTCTAA